The Gemella massiliensis genome contains a region encoding:
- a CDS encoding putative polysaccharide biosynthesis protein, protein MENLKKDSLFKGTALLSISLLLTKILGAVYLIPFYQIIGGEEQMALFNYGYSYYVTILEISSAGTPLAIAKLVAKYNALGAYDVSKRIVKLGSILLITMGVIGFSVLFFGSDYISEQILISSQQKFTPADGALVLKSLSFAIPIVLVSAGVRGLFQGHEIMLPSAISQFIEQVMRIVFMLVATYIVIKVLNQGIVIGNVTATFSATIGAIFSVLTLVYFYKKYSGGLEYNTKTNLVELNISTKDLVKEFFSVSIPFIFIVGLFPILNIIDQHNFIRGMTILGKADIVDGRFSALQLVNKVVMIAVAIAPAFSSTFLPSITRLYAKGEKEGVSNQINKVILSLMMIVLPALVGMYILADPLYATFYSRSIINAELLRFYLPLAVLFSLYSLTSVIMQAVNRQVINLVTIAVGFAVKYFTITPFVIRFETNGVILSSISTYVVMILMNVVVINLEVRLKAKEFVGKFLILICSCFIMFIVVAAVYSAIIQNFTLESKLSSMILMVICAVIGASTYFYCVTKMKFVKYLFGKNISLKSLRRIR, encoded by the coding sequence GTGGAAAATTTGAAAAAAGACTCCTTGTTTAAAGGAACAGCTTTGTTAAGTATTAGTTTACTTTTAACTAAAATTTTAGGTGCGGTGTACTTAATACCGTTTTACCAAATAATTGGCGGCGAAGAACAAATGGCTTTATTTAATTATGGATACAGCTATTATGTAACAATATTAGAAATTTCTTCAGCCGGTACCCCGTTAGCTATCGCAAAGTTGGTGGCTAAATATAATGCACTAGGTGCGTATGATGTTAGTAAAAGAATAGTAAAATTAGGTTCTATTTTATTAATAACTATGGGAGTTATCGGTTTTTCTGTTCTGTTTTTCGGTTCAGATTATATTTCAGAACAAATATTAATTAGCAGTCAACAAAAATTTACTCCGGCAGATGGTGCATTGGTTTTAAAAAGTTTAAGCTTTGCTATTCCGATTGTTCTTGTATCAGCAGGGGTTCGTGGTTTGTTTCAAGGGCATGAAATTATGTTACCGTCAGCGATTAGTCAATTTATTGAACAGGTTATGAGAATTGTATTTATGCTTGTTGCTACATATATTGTTATAAAAGTTTTAAATCAAGGTATTGTAATCGGCAATGTAACTGCGACATTTTCGGCAACAATTGGAGCAATATTTTCAGTTTTAACATTAGTATATTTTTACAAAAAATATAGCGGTGGATTGGAATATAATACAAAGACTAATTTAGTGGAGCTAAATATTTCAACAAAAGATTTAGTAAAAGAATTTTTCTCTGTATCAATTCCGTTTATTTTTATTGTTGGTTTGTTTCCAATCTTAAATATAATAGATCAGCATAATTTTATACGTGGTATGACAATTTTAGGAAAAGCAGATATAGTTGATGGAAGATTTTCAGCTTTGCAATTAGTAAATAAAGTTGTTATGATAGCTGTTGCTATAGCACCGGCTTTTTCCAGTACCTTTTTACCCTCAATAACCAGACTATATGCAAAAGGTGAAAAAGAGGGTGTTAGTAATCAGATCAATAAAGTAATTTTATCACTTATGATGATTGTTTTACCGGCATTAGTTGGGATGTATATATTAGCTGACCCATTGTATGCCACCTTTTATAGTAGAAGTATAATTAATGCGGAACTTTTAAGATTTTATTTACCGTTGGCGGTTTTATTTTCATTGTATAGTTTAACAAGTGTTATTATGCAGGCGGTTAATAGACAAGTTATAAATTTAGTAACAATAGCAGTCGGCTTTGCAGTGAAATATTTTACAATAACACCTTTTGTAATTAGGTTTGAGACAAACGGAGTTATTCTTTCGTCAATTTCAACATATGTTGTAATGATACTGATGAATGTAGTGGTGATAAACTTAGAGGTCAGACTTAAAGCAAAAGAATTTGTTGGGAAATTTTTAATTCTTATTTGCAGCTGTTTTATAATGTTTATAGTAGTTGCTGCCGTTTATTCGGCTATTATACAAAATTTTACTTTGGAATCAAAACTGTCAAGTATGATACTTATGGTAATTTGTGCCGTAATAGGGGCAAGTACATATTTTTATTGTGTAACTAAAATGAAATTCGTTAAATATTTATTTGGAAAAAATATTTCACTTAAATCATTAAGGAGAATTAGATAG